From Gossypium raimondii isolate GPD5lz chromosome 11, ASM2569854v1, whole genome shotgun sequence:
ATGCTTGCGGGTATTAaagttgaataatttaaatcttagTACAATTCCACGTTCCATTCATAAATTGAAACATTTAAGGTATCTAGATCTTTCCGACAATCCCAATCTTAAGATCCTTCCAAAGAGTATTTGCAATATGCAAAATTTGCATGCTCTGAAACTTGATTGGTGTGTTGGGCTTGAAGAATTGCcgaaaaagattgaaaaattgGTGAATATTTCCCATATAGGGTGTGTACATTGTTATGGCTTAACTCATATGCCGCGTGGAATAGGGAAGTTGACTTCCCTTGAGATGTTAAGCAGGTTTGTAGTGGACAAAGATGGCTCCCATGGTGGAGCAGATCTAAGTGAATTGAGTGGGCTTATCAACTTAAAGGGAGAGCTAACGATAAGTAATTTGGGATTTGTGAAAAATGCAAAAGAGATGTTTAGGGCTGCTAATTTAAAAGAGAAGCAACATTTGGGAGCATTGGTTTTAGAATGGGGCGATGGcaataatgatgatgaaaagTTACTTGAAGACCTCCAGCCCCATCCAAATCTGAAGATGTTGAAGGTGGACGGGTGGAGGGGTGATGCCAAGTTTCCAAGTTGGCTTTCTTTGCTTAAAAAACTCGTTGATATTACCATATGGGGTCCGAGTAATTTCAAACATCTCTCATCCATTGCTCAATTGCCTTGTCTTCAACAGCTGAAGATATCTAATTTAACTGAGCTCGAGTACATGGAAGATCATGGCCCCAATGGAAGACAAGGAGACACAGAATCATTCTTTCCGTCGCTTAAAGTTCTTCGTCTCTGGAACTGCCCGAATATGAAGAGTTGGTGGAGAACGACAAAACCAATCGACGATGATTCCAACGAGGACGACACAACAGTTATAAGAGCATCAACCATGGCATTTCCTTGTCTTTCCTCTCTAGATATTAAATATTGCCCTTTGACTTCGATGCCGCTGTATCCATCACTCAATGAAAAGCTAAAGTTGGTTAATACCAGTTCAAGGCCATTAAAGCAGACCATCAAGATGAGCATCACTAGTACGACCCCATCAACTTCAACCTCTTCTCTTCCTCTCTCCAAATTGAAATCTTTCCATGCAGAGAACATTGAGGGACTGGACACCCACATGCTAGATGATTGCTTGCAAAATATGACTTCCCTTGAACGCTGTTTTATTGATTCTTGTCATTTGCTAGAGTCTTTATCTGGGTGGCAGCAACATCTCATCGGCCtcaaaactttaataataaaagattgcAACGAGGTTGATTTAGAGGGCATGCAATGGGAACCCCTTAAGAATCTCTCTTGTTTGGTGATTGATAATATTCCAAAGCTCGTGTCTCTCCCCATTGGGATTCAACATCTTGTTCAATTGAAATCATTAGAAATCCGTAATTGCAGTGGATTGAGGTCACTCTTTCCAGTGTTCCAACATCTAACTTCCCTTGAAGAGTTTTCAATAAGGAATTGCAATGAGCTGGAGTTATCTGGAGCTGGCATGCAAATATTCCAGGGTTATACAAGCTTACGTGCTCTATGGCTGGAAACCATTCCGAAGTGTCAGCGTCTTCCAGAGTGGCTTCAACATCTAACAAATCTGCAACAGCTTTATCTCGTTGATTTGCCCAATTTAACATCGCTTCCGGACGAGATGCGTTGCCTAACCAGTTTGGAGGAGTTATGCATACGACAAACTCCCCAGTTGGAGGAAAGATGTCGGAAGGACATTGGGGCCGATTGGCATAAGATTGCTCATATAGCTACAGGTTGGTATGTTTccatattttgtaaattgaaaTTACTAGTGcagttttttatttatcatttatcattGTCTTTTGCTAATTTGTGCAGTGACCATAGAAGACTTTTAGCAAAAGCAATTTggaaatttcaagaatttaaatGCAGAAAAATGTGGAGGTAATTTATCTAATTGCTTTGCAGTTTTAAATCATAATAATCTCACCATTGCAATGATCTGATGAAGTCCTCTTGTGTATACACATTTGAAATCGCAGCTTATACCAAATACTGTGATCACTAAAATAGTTAGAAGAGCAACACTAACAAGGAATGACAGGTAATTCATACCActcgtttcttttcttctattttctatGATATGTTTAGGTCAAATTTAGCTATCAGACCCTTACTTTGTGTAAACTGAGATTTAGTACTTGTacttaatttgatcaaatttagtccctgtactttttgaattttgatttttttgtcttGATCAAATGGTAGCAATTAAATCTGTTttgttaaattatgctattagtccTGTATTATgaataaagttataaatttagtccatattctcTAACTGGATCATTTTTAGTTGCTATATTTTTTGAATGTCGAAATTTTAATCTTCATGCAAATGACAATGTTAAATCTATTAACTAATTTCTTTGTGAGTAATATGCGAAAGCAACAAGCTGACATAACATTAGATATGAAATAATATAACACTGATGATGGTAAGCATTTTagtaaagaaaaattaatttggcaAAAGGTTTTGAGGTATAAACACTAACGGGAATGTGAGTTTGTTACTATCACACATGATGATGACGCCCAATGTTTGGCCCTATCTTAAATTTTGTGTTTGGCCACCATTTGTGCACAAAATACGGGGTTATGTTTTTAGTAACAGTAAGTCTTTCTTCTACCTTTCGATAGTGCTCAGTCTAAACGAGATCAATTTTATCCTATTGTATATTGACATTTATAATTTCCAAGTTCTTGTTGCTATGTAGAGGGAATTGATGTGCTAGAATCCTCCTTAGCTCACCAAGAAACGCCCCTGCCATGCCCATGTTCTTCCTTTCTTTCGAGGATTGCAGTATCTCGTTGCATCTAATTCCGGAGGAAGAGCCTATTGTTTAAACGTCAAGGAGGGGGTTACAcgaacaaattaataaataatacttaattaagGGACTGTCTTTCTTCATGAATTTTGTGCAGTTTTCAATATTTCTTGATGATGCAATgcataaagaaagaaaaagttgtGCAGACTgtgtttatatatttcatttcaatagtGTTTTGAACTTAGATAAGTTTCCATCGAAGAATCTCACGGATTTTTTTATCAGATTGTTCTCGTTAGTGTGTGTGATTGAAAAAATCATCTGAATTTCATTctttattaatcaatttatacAGATAACACATTAGtattatgcaaaattttaatcttgaataaagAAACTAATGCACAATGGAATACGAAAGTTAAAGGAACATAAATACATTTGTTCTGTAACAAGCTAAAAAAGGGTTGTGATTGTTGCAGGGCATCCATATTCTCATCCTCAGCATTTGGAAATAGAATGTGTCGAAACCCTTTTTCaaaatcgactttttattttaaaacgaGAATGGAGCCGTCACCGATCATTTTTATTAGTTGTAATTGGGTTACCTAAAAaactaatcattttaataaaagattatattttactaaaacgataaatattttagcctaaaaaatccaagaaaatgggttcgggagtcggttacgtatgaggaagggttagtaccctcataacgcccaaaattggtacctagctGGTTACTTGATGTTTtgatgtcaaaaattgaaaattcaaagagaaattaaaatacaatccctCTTCGCATGATGTTcttttttgattaaaatatcacttaactaaattaaattttacgaAAAGGCCTTACTTCGAGTTAGTCGAGAAGAAAAGATCATGTCCTGTAAGTTAGGACATGATGCTTTGAATCCTCGAAAACAAGAATAATCACCATTTGATCATTACTCaaatctcaatttttatttttaaataggatATTCAATTACTTCGGTTTTGGAAAGAGATCATACTTCGTAAGTTAGGAGCACGACtcctcaaatttcaaaaataatgaatattacCTCGATTTAATTATTTCCTATACATCGGgtaaaatgaatataatatttaatgcGATGtgcaactaatttatttaagcATTGTATGATTATGTGCAAGAGAAATAGAATGCTTAGCAAAATGGAATTGCTATATAagtacaaataatataatattataaataaataataaaaaataaaaagtagcGATGGCAATAATAGtgcaatattaataataatgataataacatttGTCAATAGTAATAAGAGTaacaataataatcataataccatatttaataataaaataaacatgataactcaaaataaaaataaaataaaagatgcaTAATTTAAAGAGGTAAATATGAACGACATGAAAGTGCcggaaataataaaagaaataatcattctttcttttctttttgtatatttgatttatttatgatattattttcttccttttatagTTGTTTTGtctttaccttttttattttgtagttaattattattcggaaatcttttgaaattttcgTCACCAGCAATCAAAGTGCTTTTGCGTGTGCTAATATAAAAAGTTAAGAAAttcagtttttttctttatattattattaaaagcaataaataaataataaaattgattatttgtagAAAGAACTTCACTTGAATACCACTTTTGTATTTatccaataatatttaatataaatttaatactatgATGAATATTATTGACCAGACTAATTTTTGTTACaagtaattttattagttagtttcttttaataaatatattatataaactttttattatcggatttttaaattaaatatttgtctaggttttttaattaattgaggtGGGTTGAGTTTTATATGGgtattaagtatttattttattttgcactTAGATATGTGAATGAGTTTtggtttaataattaaaagagataaatcttaaaattatatctaactttgatttaatttgcaattgtatatataaattttaatttgatgcaACTATATGCATGAAACtctaattttgattcaaatgtatacttgaaactttaatcttgatttaatcatgcacatttaaaaaataaatacttcaatttatttttatattgaattaatataattatttatatatacaacatataaacataagatgatgttatatcaataattgtgttaataatatcaaatcaaaattttatgtataaaattgcacaaaattaaaattcatttatacaATTGCATATTAAACCATAACTAatgtatgattttaaaatttatccctaATTAAAAAGCTCAtcaatctaaaaattaaaaatgaaaatcgagcaaataaatcaattaaatcaaaCATAAGAATTAATTAAACTGAAAAAACTGATTTATTTCGATTGATTCTTTTCAGTGTAATCAATTTAAGGATTTTTTTTGCAAAGTGCTTTCATTAAATAATGTATGACAATCATTTAAACTACCCTGTGTTTGAACATTATCTAGAATACTAAATGCAGAAATATGTTCTTTTGTGAGTTGGCACACATAGCACAAGTAAAGAATAATGAAGTACACAATTAGGTTGTTTACGCAGTTCGGAACTTGTCCTACATCTGCGGGGTTTTGCCCAGAGATAAATCCACTATAAACTTCagaataccaaaaaaaaaaaaataggcccAATCCCTCGAACACTTGTTGCAATCTCACTCTTGTACAATTTAGTAAACTATCTATCAGATCTACCTACTGTAAGTGAAAATTAACACTCGGAGGTTATAGCAATGGCACTCGATAATAGTTCCGTTCCTCACTATAAACATACGTGCTCCTTTAAATCCACACATCACCCTTGAAGCAAATCATCTATATATAAACTCTAGGATCAATTAAGCTTTACATAAGCTCCATGTAACATGGAATAATGAATTATCAATGCAATATCTCCAGCAACTGACAATCATTGAAATAGGACTCTTCCAAAAGCAACAACGAACCTGGAAATGCCAATAtagaatatgttaaaatttatgtattttagaCCAAGCAGTGTCCAAATGTAGAAACACTTACTGTTACTACAAGAAACTTTATATCATGTGCATAAATGGGGGGTAACCACAAACCCATTGTCTATGCTTTTCCAGTGCAAGCTTAACAAAGGGCCAGACATtgagcatcatcatcatcatcatcatcatcatcatcatcatcatcatcatcatctgtAATGGTAAGAAATTCACATCCCCATTAGTGTTAATATATTGTTGTTCATctataaataatgaaagaatTTTATCAACCTCAACCTCACCACCAAATATTCTTGAGCAAGATccttcaaaattcaaacagcTAAAAGGGGTGCCCTGCATCAAAGAATATTGAGAAATATCCCCCTCCATTTTCATCAACCCTTAATCCCTAGCCCCtaatcaatttacttacttGACAACTACATTGCGTGTTTAAGCTCTCTCCAACACGACTCCAAGAATCTGTCAATAGCATAGGTACCATATAAGCTAGTAATCATTtggcatatatataatttatatccgATCAATTGGAAATTATAATGAAACTGATGACATATATTACCATTTTTGTTTTGCTGGAATATTTTGGCAGATGAACAAATCGTAGTTGAAAGTATGGCCTCTGCTTCTTGTCATATATGCTATGCGCTACCGAAGAAGAAAgccaaaatctaacaaaaattagGACTAGATCAACAGAGGGACTCTTCGACAAAGAAATTGAGGATAAATCTACAAAATTTGTGTCGATCTTcaacaaagagaaaaagaaaaagaaagaacaaatgTGCATACAGGGTAGGATTTCATGGGAGTACAATGCCATGGACAGATCAGCCCATGAAGAATGCATGTCCATTTTGTTTTTTGCCTCTTCCATTGAATTCATgctgaaaaagaagaagcttagTTACGGGGTTATATTACATCATTGAAATTGCgagattaatattttttgaaagtgtAAAGCAATTAAATACTACCCCCCCTCTTTTTCTGCATGTAAATTCTTAAGGTTGTCAAATGCCTTTCATCAAAATAGACTCCAATGGGTTACTGCACAAATTAGCAAAACATTATGAAAGATGACAAATACAGAATTCACACATTATCCATGAAATAAATCATCTATATATATGCTCCAATGtctattttaaagattttttagaattaaattattagaagCCCTTAAATTGATGTATATGAAATGAGAGATATGAAAAGAAGCAGTAACGATGCGTAAATTACCACCTCTTTCTatgcatataaattattgaagttGACAAATGCCTTTCCCCAATGGCTTACTGCATAAATTAgcaaaatattatgaaaatggtaggattaaaataaaggaatttcaaattatacaagatgtgaaatgaataatattttaacaaggAAATTAACAGTATCCAACTTGAATGAAAATGGCATGAGAGCCCAGAGTTGGAGACTAAATATACcactctaatttttcttttcttattttttggaAACAAATTAtggtgttaaaaataaataaataaataaatagaaaggaCGGACCAAcctgataccaccaaatgtgCCAATCTGCACCAATGTCCTCCCTACATCTTTCCTTCAGTTGGGGAATTTCTACTATTATTATGGATGTTTTTACACCGCCCCGGTAGATGCCGATGCTTTGGAATGTTTTCCAGCGTTAGATATCGTAGGCTTGTATGATCTTCGAATATTTGGATGTCATCTTCTGATAGCTCCAGCTCCCTGCAGTTCGTTACTTCAAACTCTTCAAGGGAAGTGAGATGCTGGAACACAGGAATGGGTTTTTGGAGCACAGGGAGTGACCTCAATCCACTGCAATTACGAATTTCTAATGTTTTCAGCTGAACAAGATGTTGAAACCCACGTGGGAGAGACACCAGCAGTGGAATTTTATCAATCATCAAACGAGAGAGATTCTTAAGGGGTTCCCATTGCATGCCCTCTAAATCAACCTTCTTGCAATCTCTAATCGTTAAACCTCTGAGGCTGGTGAGATGTTGCAGGTACTCATCTAGCATGTGAGTCTCCAGTTCCTTTAGATTCTCTACATGGAAAGATTTCAATTTGGAGAGCGGAAGAGAAGAGGTTGAACTTGATGGGGTCTTAGGATTCATGTTCATCTTCATAGTCTGCTTTAACGGCCTTGAACTGGTATTCACCAACTTTAACCAATCATCGAGTGAAGGATACAACGGCATTGAAGTCAAAGGGCAATTTTCAATCTTTAAACAGGAAAGACAAGGAAATGACATAACTGTTGTGTCGTCCTCGTTGGAATCATCAATCGACCTTTTTCTCCACCAACTCTTCATATTTGGGCAATCCCGTAGGCAAAGATACTTAAGCGATGGGAAGAATGATTGTGGTTCTCCTTGACTTCCTTTTGGGCTATTATCATCCATGTACTCCAGCTCAGTTAAATCACAAATTACCAAATCTTGAAGACAAGGAAATTGAGCAAAGGACGGGAGATGTTTGAATTTACTACCAAGACCCCATATTTTAATATGGACGAGATTTGTGAGAAAAGAAATCCAACTTGGAAACTCAGCATCACCCCTCCATCCTTGAATACAGAGCTCCTTGAGATTAGGATGGGGCTGGAGGTCTTCAAGTGATTTGTCATCATGATCgttatcatcaaaataaaagcCCCATTCTAAAACCAACGATCTCAAATGTTGCTTCTCTTCCAAATTAGCAGCCTTAAACTTctcttttgcattttttacaaATCCCAAATTTCTTATTCTTAGCTCTCCCCTTAGGTTGTTAAGCCCTCTCAATTCACTTAGATCTGCACCGCCATGAGAACCATCTTTATCCACTACAAACATGCTTAACGTTTCAAGGGAACTCAATTTTCCTACTCCACGTGGCATATGAGTTAAGCCATTACAATCTTCACACCCAAGATGGGTAAGATTcaccaaattttcaatcttcTTCGGCAATTCTTCAAGCTCCCAGCACCGATCAAGTTTCAGCACTTGCAAATTTTGTATACTGCAAATACTCTTTGGGAGAATCTTAAGATCGCGATTGTGAGAAAGATCAAGGTACCTCAAATGCTTCAACTTATGAATGGAACGTGGAATCATCTTAAAATCTATATCATCCAATTTTAATAATCGCAAGCATCTACAATTTGCAATTATCAAATCCCAAGTTTCGtcactcaaaatttgaattctaaTGTTCGGAAAATGTAACAAAGTTCGCAACATATTTCCCTTCAATGAAGGAATTAATGAAGGATTAATTGATATGTGGCGACAATTTTCACCAACCTGACTTGCATGTCGTTCTAAATCTACAATACTACTCTCCCTCCCTGCTACTGATTCAGCTAGATCATGCATTGAATTATTCATTTTACATGATAGTTCTTCCCTCGAAAATCTTTCTCCTACCTCTTGAAAGAAACTTCTAtcaactaaatcattaaaatactCAAACCCGATCTCCTGAAGAGATTGACTTGGATTCAATTGCTTTATATAACCTTGTGCAATCCAAAATTGAACAAGAGTTTGTACATGAATTACATGATCTTTTGGATACAATCGGCAAAAAGCAAAGCAATGCTTCAAATGAGATGGGAGATGATTGTAGCTCAACCTAAGTGTAGGTAAAATTTCATCTTGATGTACAGATAGTCTAGCAAGTTCATTATCTTTGAAAGAACGCCACTCCTTTTCAGtttctttgaaaaataatgtACCCGCTATTGTCCTTATGACTAAGGGAACCCCACCACACCTTTCCAAAATCTGTTTCCCTATTTCAACAAAGACTGGATTTGTTGAGTTCTCAGATATTTGCCCAAATGCTATTTCTTTGAACAAAACCCAAGCATTGTCATCAGACAAAACTTTCAGAACATGAGGCTGACATGTACTAGTAATCTTTGCTACCTTCATAGAGCGAGTAGTTATTATTATCCTACTTCCTTTAGCCCCACCCATCAATAAATTCTTTAAGCTTAACCATGCTTCCCGCTCCTCATTCCAAATGTCATCCAAAACAAGCAAATATTTTATCCCACTAATTTTATCTCGAAGTTGTTTTCCTAACTGGTCCATTTCGAGACTTTGATCTAGTGCTTGGCCTGTTACAGATTCTATAATGCTTTTTACAATTCTTTTGACAtcaaaaacatttgaaacatacACCCACGTCGACCATTCAAAATGACCACGGACAATTTCATCATTATAAACAAACTTCGCCAACGCAGTCTTCCCTAACCCTCCAAACCCCACAATTGGAATGACGTAAACATTCTCTTCACCTTCATTCTCTAACATGAGTTTTAGAAGAGCTGATTTATCATCATCCCTCCCTATTATTTCACCTTCACGCATAAAAGAGGACGTTTGCTGCCTCCTTTTAGTCATGAAAGAGGTTTCCATGGGGCGGTCACGCTCTACCAAATTGAACATCTTGGCCTCACTTCCGATCAAAGTTAGCCTCGCCTTAATGGCCTTAATTTTCCGACCCATTTTGAGACTGTATGCAAACTGGTTTGAGCTTGAGAAGAAAGCGCGTACCTCTTTCGTCTGCTTGTTCCCGCCCAATAGATCTTTCCGCAATGCTTCGGCAGAGAAATTATCGAACAAGTCGTCGGCATCATAAAGTACTTCTTTCAGCTTCTTAAGCCAAACTTTGACAAGATTGTTGGTCTTCGATTTCTCTTCTGCGTCAAGAAGCACATCTTTGATTGTGGAGACGGTGCGTTCGAGGTCGTCGAGGTCATCTTTGACATTCCACGACAGTCCAATTTTAGAGAGAGTAAAGGAGCTCAATTTAGTAATAAGCTCTACAGCGAGGTCGAATGCAATTGCTTCGGCCATTGCCGGTTCAAACTGAAATCAAGCAAAAGAGTGTTTTGTTATTGCAAGAggtggactaaaatgaaaacgaTTGGAACAAGATGAAACACAGGTGTGGATCCATACTGGCGGAGACTAAGAAGTTTTATAAATGTTACCATCCACCCAGCAAGTagtataattaaatgaaaataatgttgaTTGATGGGAAATGTTTGACACAAATTTCTCAATGGAGACAAAGTTGGGATGATCGGGTGCTCTGCACAATTACATCAACTTGGGCAAAATTTGTCAGTCTCGATCCctacaaataattgaaattaatgaaaaagctatgaaagaaaagagaagaaagagaCAAATCCCATGGAATCCAAGGTGTTTATATTGAGGCCCATGCATTCTTGTCTTCGTAACTTTTCCCACTTGCTTAGTGTAATTGAGCTGAGTTTGAATACtcgtaatttaatttaataagataaaaatatataatatatatttctaaactcaaat
This genomic window contains:
- the LOC105761688 gene encoding putative disease resistance protein RGA4, yielding MAEAIAFDVAGGLASKLSSLALSQIGLWWNFKDDIEDLNNTISTIKAVLLDAEEQSMTSNLVKNWLEKLKDALYDADDLLDDFSTEALRKDLLSGNKLTKEVRLFFSSSNQFVYGLKMGRQIKAIKARLTSIGSEAKMFNLVERDRLVETSFMSKKRQRTHSFAHKDEIIGREDDKAALLKLMLEFQSEENVCIIPIVGFGGLGKTALAQFVYEMVKDHFELRIWVCVSNIFDLKTIVENIIKSVANHAPDQNLEMDQLQKQLRDEIRGKKYLLVLDDIWNEEWEQWVSLKKLLMGGAKGSRIIVTTRSLKVAKITSKCQPHVLKGLSDDDAWSLFKEIAFEQISTDSLSSEFVEIGKQILERCGGVPLVIRTIAGTLSFKNSKNDWLSFKDNELARISQNEGEILPTLNLSYDHLPSHLKHCFAYCRLYPKDQKIDVRTLVQFWIAQGFVKQSNPSQSLEEIGLGYFKDLVERSFFQEVEDDETWFTTCKMHDLMHDLAEVVAGTESSLVDSNSSASEVSEKCRHVSISPLLIPLLKGKKLRTLLCFPKESEQSQIMSEDETWDLIISRCRCLRVLKLNNLNLSTIPRSIHKLKHLRYLDLSDNPNLKILPKSICNMQNLHALKLDWCVGLEELPKKIEKLVNISHIGCVHCYGLTHMPRGIGKLTSLEMLSRFVVDKDGSHGGADLSELSGLINLKGELTISNLGFVKNAKEMFRAANLKEKQHLGALVLEWGDGNNDDEKLLEDLQPHPNLKMLKVDGWRGDAKFPSWLSLLKKLVDITIWGPSNFKHLSSIAQLPCLQQLKISNLTELEYMEDHGPNGRQGDTESFFPSLKVLRLWNCPNMKSWWRTTKPIDDDSNEDDTTVIRASTMAFPCLSSLDIKYCPLTSMPLYPSLNEKLKLVNTSSRPLKQTIKMSITSTTPSTSTSSLPLSKLKSFHAENIEGLDTHMLDDCLQNMTSLERCFIDSCHLLESLSGWQQHLIGLKTLIIKDCNEVDLEGMQWEPLKNLSCLVIDNIPKLVSLPIGIQHLVQLKSLEIRNCSGLRSLFPVFQHLTSLEEFSIRNCNELELSGAGMQIFQGYTSLRALWLETIPKCQRLPEWLQHLTNLQQLYLVDLPNLTSLPDEMRCLTSLEELCIRQTPQLEERCRKDIGADWHKIAHIATVTIEDF
- the LOC105761711 gene encoding putative disease resistance protein RGA3 produces the protein MAEAIAFDLAVELITKLSSFTLSKIGLSWNVKDDLDDLERTVSTIKDVLLDAEEKSKTNNLVKVWLKKLKEVLYDADDLFDNFSAEALRKDLLGGNKQTKEVRAFFSSSNQFAYSLKMGRKIKAIKARLTLIGSEAKMFNLVERDRPMETSFMTKRRQQTSSFMREGEIIGRDDDKSALLKLMLENEGEENVYVIPIVGFGGLGKTALAKFVYNDEIVRGHFEWSTWVYVSNVFDVKRIVKSIIESVTGQALDQSLEMDQLGKQLRDKISGIKYLLVLDDIWNEEREAWLSLKNLLMGGAKGSRIIITTRSMKVAKITSTCQPHVLKVLSDDNAWVLFKEIAFGQISENSTNPVFVEIGKQILERCGGVPLVIRTIAGTLFFKETEKEWRSFKDNELARLSVHQDEILPTLRLSYNHLPSHLKHCFAFCRLYPKDHVIHVQTLVQFWIAQGYIKQLNPSQSLQEIGFEYFNDLVDRSFFQEVGERFSREELSCKMNNSMHDLAESVAGRESSIVDLERHASQVGENCRHISINPSLIPSLKGNMLRTLLHFPNIRIQILSDETWDLIIANCRCLRLLKLDDIDFKMIPRSIHKLKHLRYLDLSHNRDLKILPKSICSIQNLQVLKLDRCWELEELPKKIENLVNLTHLGCEDCNGLTHMPRGVGKLSSLETLSMFVVDKDGSHGGADLSELRGLNNLRGELRIRNLGFVKNAKEKFKAANLEEKQHLRSLVLEWGFYFDDNDHDDKSLEDLQPHPNLKELCIQGWRGDAEFPSWISFLTNLVHIKIWGLGSKFKHLPSFAQFPCLQDLVICDLTELEYMDDNSPKGSQGEPQSFFPSLKYLCLRDCPNMKSWWRKRSIDDSNEDDTTVMSFPCLSCLKIENCPLTSMPLYPSLDDWLKLVNTSSRPLKQTMKMNMNPKTPSSSTSSLPLSKLKSFHVENLKELETHMLDEYLQHLTSLRGLTIRDCKKVDLEGMQWEPLKNLSRLMIDKIPLLVSLPRGFQHLVQLKTLEIRNCSGLRSLPVLQKPIPVFQHLTSLEEFEVTNCRELELSEDDIQIFEDHTSLRYLTLENIPKHRHLPGRCKNIHNNSRNSPTEGKM